The genomic DNA GGGAGACACCTTTATCCCGCTACGGGCAGACCAGCCGGCCAGGAGCGAGCCGCTCCAACTGGTCCGCGCGCGCTGGGTCCTGGGGGATTCCATGCGCCGCACCGTGCGCTACGAATCCCTCTCGCTGGTCCGCATGATCGGCGAGCAACCGGCCATCTTCCCGGTGCGTGAACTCGGTTTTTCCACCTTTGCCGGCGCGAGCGCCACCGACGCCCAGCCCGAGCTCGGCCGCATCATTCGGGTGAGCGGGCGCCTCGGGGCCAACAACCTCGTCGTCAGCCTGGCCGTTCCCACCGCGGGCATGCTCATCGAAGAGCGCTACCGCTTCGAAGGCGGCGTCTTCGTCCCCATCAGTTCCGGCGAGCTCTAAAGAAAAGGGCGGGTAAACCCCGCCCTTTTTCCAAACAACCTTTTTGGTGGCTGCCTATTCTTCACCCTTCACGGTGAAGTTCATCAGCTTGGACTCCGAGAGCCGAATCCACGGCGGCGGCGGCTGGGTGACATCCCACTCGCGCTTGCGCCGGGGTTCCTTGAACGCGATCACGCTCGCGCGGTAGCGGCCGCCCGGCTTGAGCGTCGAGCGCGGATGATCGTATTTCTCGGCGAAACGCTCCGAGAGGTCCAGGTCCTCCATCGTCACTGAATTGGCCGAGAGCAGTTTCGTGTAGATCGTCGTCGGCCGGTTGTTCTCACCGACGTAATAGAGCGTGAACTGATACCGGTTGGCATCCTTGTATTTTTCCCAACTGATGGTCGGGTTCTTCTCCGTCGGGATTCCCGGCGTGGGGTAGACGAACTCCACGCGCTTGCGCAGCACGATGTCGGGCACCTGGGCAAAACCGCCGGGCTCGACCTGGAATTCGGCCGAGGTGGAACCGGGCGGAACAAGAACCATGTTTTCCTGCGTGCGGGCATGGAGGCTATCCTCGGTGCGCGCGTCGGCGGAGACAAAACGGTAGCGCCCGGGCGGCAGCATCACGTCGAAGCGACCGGTGTCATCGGTGGCGACGGGAATATCCGGCAGGGTTTCGTCGAAACTGTTGCCTTCGGACATCTTGGTGAGCGTCACGTGGAAGCTCGCGTTCTTGACCGGGTTGAGATCTTCCGAGAGCACGCCGGTGAGAATCCCGTTACGCTCGGAGAGTTCCTTGGCCGCGCGGGTAATCGATTCCGCTGCAATTTTTCTGGCCTGTTCGTTGTCATAGACGCTGAAAGGGAAAGGCCCTTCGTTGGCCACGACGCCGCCGCCCTTGCCGAAAACGGTCATGCTCCAGGTGTATTTCGCACCGGGCATCCAGGCCGAATCGGGCTGGGCCGATTCAAGCGTCTTGAAAATCGTCGTTTCGATGGGCCGGCCGACATCGTCGCCCAGGGAGAAGGACCACTCGCGCGCATCGCCGTTCAGATAGAGCGTTGCATTGCCCGCCGAGCCCGGCTTCGGGAAGAACGCAAGCTTGATGACGTATTTGTCCGTGTTGGGGTACGGCTTCCACCGCAGCTTGGCATCGGGCATGACGGTCTCGCCCTTGAGCGGTCCAATCACTTCACCCGGGTGGGCCACGTGGAGCGACTCGATGGTGGTGAGGTCCTCGCCCACGGTGTAGGTTTTCCCGAAGGGGCTCCGGCCCACGATGACTTCGAGATCCTCCTCGCCCACGCGCGCGTGGTTTCCACGCGGCAGCGTGCTGGCCAGGGTGTAGCTGCCCTCGTCGAGCGGGATCGTGAAGAAGCCCAGCTTGTCGGTGCTCACCGTGACGCTCTGGCTCTCGCCGCCCTCGCTCTTCACCTGCAAAGCCAGCTTTGCACCGGCGGCCGGTTCGTCGTCCACGACAAGCTGGCCGTAGAGGCCCTGCACGGTCCGGAAAAAGGCGAAATATACCGCGACCCCAAGGGCCACGATGAGAAATCCTATCAGCAGCGGAACCGCCCGGTTGGGGCTGTCCTGCTTGCCTGCTTGGCTCTGAGAAGCCTCGCTCACTTCGGCACACTCCTTCGGAACGTCTTGTGCGTTCCATCAGACATCAAAACGAAGGCCGAAACCTTCGCAATCACTCGCAACTTGCCATTCGCGTTGACTGAGGCCCGAATCTTGGCTGGGCACGCGCAACCCGGTCAAGCCGCGCGCGCGCGCCAAGCGATTAAAATCACTTAAAGAACGGGCTATCCGCGCTTCTTGCGGATGTTGATGTCACCCACGGAGAACTTGTCGAGCACCTGCGCCACCACGGGGTTTTCGCGGGCTTCGCGCTTGACCCGGGCGCGCTCGTCGAGTTCTTCGCTCCGGGCCTCCGCCTTGGCCTGGGCCCGTTCGGGGGCGGCCTCGCGCACGCTCAGGTCCAGCTCGCCCAGAATCACTGGCGGAGCCTCACCGCCGCGCTCACCCGCCAGTTCTTCGCCGATGGTGCGCAGCAGCTCGGTCAGGTCCTCGGCCCCCATCAGGCGCCGGGCTTTTTCGAATTTATCGTCGGTGGGAACCAGCACCACCCCACGCGCTTCCATGCGCAGGCTGGCGGCGCTGAGCATCCCGCGCCAGCGCATCTTGCGCTCGGCAAGGTTCCCCGCGATAAGCCGCCATTCGGGGATTTCCTGCCCGGGGGGCACTGGCGCCGCGGCGGACGCGTTCCCCGAGTCGGCACAGCCGGGTTCGGCCCCGGAGACGATGGAACTGGATTCTGGCTTGCTCTGGGTGTCCGGCGCCGCTGCCCGAGCCGGCGCGGCGCCCTCAGTAGGGCGGGCTGGAGGCCCTCGCCTCGCGGGTGCTCCGCCGCCCCCGCTTCCGAGCGAGCCCTCGATTCGCGCAAGACGCTCATCGATGGCACCGAGCGACTCCAGGGGCTCGGCCTGCGCCATGCGCAGCAGCAGCGCTTCGAGCACGTAGCGCTGGTGGGCGGAGTTGAAGACCGCCTGTTCGCCTGACTGGAAGATCAGAAAGAGCTGGTCGACGAAGGTAGTGTCGCAACCGTCGAAAATTTCCTTGAGGCGCGCGACCGAGCTCTCGGGCAGGTCCATCACCTCACCGGCCTTCTCGCCGGTAGCACGCATGACCAGCGCGTCGCGAATGCCGCCGAGGACTTCCTTGTAGAAGTTCTGAACGTCGTAGCCGTAGTCATAGAGTTTTTCGACGCAGGTGATGACCGCGAGCGCGTCTTTCTTCACGATCGCTTCGAGGGTCTGTTCGATGAGCTCGCGCCCGGCAACGCCGGTCAGGTCGGCGACTTCCTGCTCGGTGATCGGCTGCTTCTTGGTGTCGCGGTCGAAGGACGCACTTACCAGATCGAGCAGGCTCAGCGCGTCACGCATGCCGCCCTCGGACAGGCGCGCAACGAGCTGGATGGCTTCATCGCTCAGGCCGATCTTTTCGTCCTTGAGAACCTTGGTAATCTGTTCGCTGATTCCCTGCGGCGTCAGGCGGCGGAAGTCGAAGCGCTGCACGCGCGAGAGAATCGTGGGCAGCACCTTGTGCACTTCGGTCGTCGCGAACAGAAAGATCGCGTGATCCGGCGGTTCTTCGAGCGTCTTGAGAAGCGCGTTCCATGCTTCCTTGGTGAGCATGTGAACTTCGTCGATGATGTAGACCTTGAACTTCGAACGGGCCGGCGCGTAGCGCACACCCTCGCGCAACTCTCGCACCGAATCGATGCCGCGGTTCGAGGCGGCGTCGATCTCGATCACGTCAACGGAAGTCCCCGCGGTGATTTCCTCGCAACTTGAACACTTGTTGCAGGGAGAGCCGTCCTTGTTCTTTTCGCAGTTGATCGCCTTGGCAAGAATGCGTGCGATGGAGGTCTTGCCCACCCCGCGCGAGCCCGAGAACAGGTAGGCATGAGCGAGCCGCCCGGACTTGATCGCGTTCTGGAGCGTGCGGGTGACGTGTTCCTGCCCGGCAACCTCGTCAAAGGATTGCGGGCGGTATTTGCGCGCGAGAACGAGATAGGACATGGAACCCCTCACCGACGAGCCCGCGAAGAGCGCGCCACACAGGCCATCCGGCCGGAACAGGCCTTCCGAAAAACTGGATGGGCACTAAAGATAGCCAGGCGGAACCGGATCGCACGTCCAGGTGGCTGCGGCTGCTCCCTTCCGGGCCTGACCGAGTTCACCCCTGAAGCGTCGTCCGGGGCCTGGCTATCACTACTACCCACCGGCCCCTGCCAGGTGCTGCGTGTGTCCGGGGCCGCGCTCGGGCGGCTCTCTGCATGGCCGCCCGGACCGGGGAAACTAAATGACTTGGAGGCCGGTGTAAAGATGCCCCCGCGATGCCTAGAATGGGCGGCTCTGCGGGCTCTCTCCCGCACTCCTGAAGGCAAACGCCATGAGCACCGGTGAAGAAAACTCCCTGCCCCGCCCTGCTCCGCTCGACGGGCGCGTCTACCTGGCGGCCGAGGGCTTT from Chrysiogenia bacterium includes the following:
- the dnaX gene encoding DNA polymerase III subunit gamma/tau, with product MSYLVLARKYRPQSFDEVAGQEHVTRTLQNAIKSGRLAHAYLFSGSRGVGKTSIARILAKAINCEKNKDGSPCNKCSSCEEITAGTSVDVIEIDAASNRGIDSVRELREGVRYAPARSKFKVYIIDEVHMLTKEAWNALLKTLEEPPDHAIFLFATTEVHKVLPTILSRVQRFDFRRLTPQGISEQITKVLKDEKIGLSDEAIQLVARLSEGGMRDALSLLDLVSASFDRDTKKQPITEQEVADLTGVAGRELIEQTLEAIVKKDALAVITCVEKLYDYGYDVQNFYKEVLGGIRDALVMRATGEKAGEVMDLPESSVARLKEIFDGCDTTFVDQLFLIFQSGEQAVFNSAHQRYVLEALLLRMAQAEPLESLGAIDERLARIEGSLGSGGGGAPARRGPPARPTEGAAPARAAAPDTQSKPESSSIVSGAEPGCADSGNASAAAPVPPGQEIPEWRLIAGNLAERKMRWRGMLSAASLRMEARGVVLVPTDDKFEKARRLMGAEDLTELLRTIGEELAGERGGEAPPVILGELDLSVREAAPERAQAKAEARSEELDERARVKREARENPVVAQVLDKFSVGDINIRKKRG